A window of Glycine soja cultivar W05 chromosome 2, ASM419377v2, whole genome shotgun sequence genomic DNA:
CCACAAATATACCACATGAAATCCACACCAAAATTCAAGACCAAAAGGACGCTACGGTGTTCGGCGACAACCCCGGAAACCTCCCCGACGATGCCATAAAGAATGATCTCAAGAAAGAAACTTCCATTATTGCGAACGAAGCTACTGGTTCCGACAGCGATCAGAAAGCGAACGAGAGCGAGAAAGAATCGCAAAACAACATCATCATAGctcaagatgaaaaagaaaacctAAACTCAAAACAAAACACAGAACCTGAGATTGCAAATGTGAGTGAGAATATTCAAGAAGAGGGCACAGGAGGAGGAGGTAAGAGCAACAACAACGACGATGACGCGAACGTGCAGCAACTGAGAGAAGACAAAGGTGAGGCAGTGGCGGAGAGAgagcaaaaggaaaaagaggagaatgagaagaggaagaagaacaaTAGAAAGAAATCAAACAAGGGTTTGAAGAAGGAGGGGTCATCAACAGAATCGAATGATGATGAGTCGACACAGCGGGGTGAGAAAAAGGGATCATCAACAGAATCGAATGATGATGAGTCGACACAGCGGGGTGAGAAAAAGGGATCATCAACAGAATCGAATGATGATGAGTCGACACAGCGGGGTGAGAAAAAGGGATCATCAACAGAATCGAATGATGATGAGTCGACACAGCAGGGTGAGAAAAAGGGATCATCATCACAGAATGATGaggaatcatcatcatcagaagTGGTGCAATTGCAGGATAATTTGAAGTGGAGTTTGTGCAATGTCACGGCTGGTATGGATTACATACCGTGTTTGGATAATGACAAGTATTTGAAAACTTCGCGCAGAAAGCACTACGAGCATAGAGAGAGGCACTGCCCCGAGGATGCTCCTACGTGCCTGGTGCCACTTCCCAAAGGTTACAAAACACCAATACAGTGGCCCAGCAGCAGAGATAAGGTcaggttttttttctttttctttgttattcACAAATGCTAACTTGTTCCATTTTTGTTAGGGTGGGAATTCAAACCACCAcctatcttttctttctttcattttttactattaaattaaatcagtCTTATATCTCCAAGATAAGGTGACTTGTTTGAAAGGagtagaaaatttaaaatattgattccATGCTTTCAAGGTTTAGATATATCCTGTTTCTTAGGCATCTTGgtttaatatatttgaatatcttaaaatatgaacaaaattttaGTTCTGATtagactgaaaaaaaaaaaactaaaaaaactgcTTTTTAGTACGAAGGAGTACTTGCACGAATCATACGAAAGTAgtgcagatttttttttttttttaaagagaggAGCCGGTAATTACTTATATTGGACAAAAATCAAAGGATAGTTAAAAATAGAAAGATGATCAATAAAAGgcatttgtttcttttcttgcaTTTAGCTTTTCGTAAAGTTAAGCATTTTTCAAGAATTATACATAAGTTTTTTCTTTCGTAAAAATTATTCCTTCAGTTTCATACTCACTTTCATGAGCTTTAATTTATCTCAaaagatttattattttaaaaaaattaaaaatatgagttttttttttacaatatctcCTAAAATACTTGATTACTTTAATTAGTATGTTTTAATGCTTATATAAAGATATtcattccataaaaaaataaaggtattTATGACATATATGCTTTACACAAATAGTAGTActattagataaataaaaagagaaagaatacatttgtgcatttaattataaaaaatgtgtgGGTGCATAGTGCCTTTGGGTGGGTATACGATGATATGAGTAtcccaaaattaaatattaagctTCTTTGTGTTTCAACAGATATGGTACCACAACATACCACACACTTTGCTAGCAGACGTGAAGGGACACCAGAACTGGGTGAAGTTAACGGGTGAATTCTTGACATTCCCGGGAGGTGGCACCCAGTTCATTCATGGCGCTCTCCACTACATTGATTTTCTTCAACAGGTAATGTTGATTTGTTACTAGTACATATAACAGTTAGCAATTAAGGTTGCCAAGGATAGAGTCTACAGGATCATGAAGTATTGATGGActtgacaaaaataatatttgaaaagttctatcatatattcataatatgcaaaaataaataaataatactacGTATAGTATAGTATTAGTATACCATATCTAAGTGCAATATTTTTTCGGGAAGAGAATATTTTTGTCCCTCTAAAATGTGCAATCTGGAATTGGTCCCTCCAAAATTTTCTGtccctttaaaattttaatgttattgttCATCCAATGTTAATTCTATTAATGCTTCTAGCAGACAGATTGAATACAGGTTCTTTTTGAGGAATTCGTAtaacaattaaaagaaaatagtgGTGGTGCATGTTAAAATAGTGGATGACCATACTATATTTACTAACAGAATTAACATATTGGATAAATAATaacatcttaaaattttaaagggcTGAAATGGGACGAAATTTTTTGGAGGAACCAATTccatattttacatattttagagagactaaaaacatactttatcctatttttcctaaaatagaattttacatTCTTAAAGTGTTGATCATAATTTCTTCCTGGTAACTGGTAAGTATACGATTGTTGAAAGGAATGGTTGATTTTACGCAGGCTGAACCAGGTATTGCATGGGGAAAGCACACTAGGGTGATTTTGGATGTTGGGTGTGGGGTAGGTAGTTTAGGAGGTTACCTATTTGAAAGAGATGTTATTGCTATGTCTTTTGCACCCAAAGATGAGCATGAAGCACAAGTGCAATTTGCCCTAGAGAGAGGGATACCAGCCATATCTGCTGTCATGGGTACTCAAAGGTTGCAATTCCCCAGCGAGGTCTTTGATCTTATTCATTGTGCTCGCTGTCGTGTACCTTGGCATGAAGATGGTAGTTAATCTCActaataattttacattgtttAAATTTGTCATTCTATGATGTTATTGAGAAATGTGTGAATCTGTTGTAGGTGGCTTGTTGCTTTTGGAATTGAATCGCCTCCTTAGACCAGGGGGTTATTTTGTGTGGTGTGCTACACCTGTGTACCAGACAATTGAAGAAGATGCTGAGATATGGAAGCGTACGATACATtacatttttttggttattcaaaaagaaataatttaactATGCATTTTTGTAGGCTCtaacattttgttattttcttctagaaatgAAGGCATTAACCAAGTCCATGTGTTGGGAACTCGTGACCATAAAAAAGGATGCATTGAATCAAGTTGGTGCTGCCTTCTACCGCAAACCCACTTCCAACGAATGCTACGAGCAAAGGGAGCAAAACCAACCTCCAATGTGCAAAACTGATGATGATCCAAATGCAGCATGGTAAATCTCTTCATTCTCTTGAATTTGTAACTGCAATAGGAGCATGGACAGAAATTGttgtattatattatatgttttacATATATGAGAAATAAAGGACACTATGACTATTCCTTAATTTTGATTGACCAaatatactataaaaaaaataatacatacatataGATGTGATACTTTGTGCTAATATACACTCAGAGATAAAGGGCAATGTTGGCGGATGCCGGAATATAGCAGAAAGCCAAAATTCTGTCATACAGCCACGCCATTGCAGCCTATGGCGTTGCCATAGTGTGCCTCTCCTTTCATAAATTGCAAATAACTGTTGGCAAAAACTCCACCACGCAATTGCGTCATATATAGTGGACATGGCGCTGCCATTTAACGATATTAACAAGGAGAAAGCAGAGAAATAAATATAGATGTGACAGGTGATATAATGTAACAACAgaaaagagataaagaaaaataagaaataataatgaAGTGTTTATTCTGTAGCAAAAGTCATATATCATTACTGATACATTATATTGCAGGTATGTTCCTCTACAGGCGTGCATGCACAAGTTGCCGACTGACAAGGACGAGAGAGGAACTAGATGGCCTGAACCTTGGCCTCGTAGACTGGAAAAAGCCCCATATTGGTTAAACAACTTGCAGGGTGGAAAACAAGCTTCTCATGA
This region includes:
- the LOC114381865 gene encoding probable methyltransferase PMT27; the protein is MAQATKSRNSRRPSSSSSYTSTLTTLIFIALCVLGLWMLTSNTVVTPKTRTAIDDNISETTNTDLTQDTTATTTTTNNIPDDFAESITTISQDLPRETATNIPHEIHTKIQDQKDATVFGDNPGNLPDDAIKNDLKKETSIIANEATGSDSDQKANESEKESQNNIIIAQDEKENLNSKQNTEPEIANVSENIQEEGTGGGGKSNNNDDDANVQQLREDKGEAVAEREQKEKEENEKRKKNNRKKSNKGLKKEGSSTESNDDESTQRGEKKGSSTESNDDESTQRGEKKGSSTESNDDESTQRGEKKGSSTESNDDESTQQGEKKGSSSQNDEESSSSEVVQLQDNLKWSLCNVTAGMDYIPCLDNDKYLKTSRRKHYEHRERHCPEDAPTCLVPLPKGYKTPIQWPSSRDKIWYHNIPHTLLADVKGHQNWVKLTGEFLTFPGGGTQFIHGALHYIDFLQQAEPGIAWGKHTRVILDVGCGVGSLGGYLFERDVIAMSFAPKDEHEAQVQFALERGIPAISAVMGTQRLQFPSEVFDLIHCARCRVPWHEDGGLLLLELNRLLRPGGYFVWCATPVYQTIEEDAEIWKQMKALTKSMCWELVTIKKDALNQVGAAFYRKPTSNECYEQREQNQPPMCKTDDDPNAAWYVPLQACMHKLPTDKDERGTRWPEPWPRRLEKAPYWLNNLQGGKQASHDFATDNERWKNVVDELSNVGVSWSNVRNIMDMRATYGGFAAALKDLPVWVFNVVNTDAPDTLAVIYERGLIGIYHDWCESFSTYPRTYDLLHADHLFSILKNRCNLVPVVTEIDRIVRPGGNLIVRDESSVIGEVEALLKSLHWEITSTNLEGLLCGKKGMWRPSS